The Parambassis ranga chromosome 1, fParRan2.1, whole genome shotgun sequence genome includes a region encoding these proteins:
- the LOC114439308 gene encoding UTP--glucose-1-phosphate uridylyltransferase-like isoform X1, translating into MSLTVADLTRGVMTEFQEKLRQQHEESMHRELEVLLGTASKPEAEISRKDFDGFKKLFHRFLQVKGPSVEWTKINRPPEDSIQPYEKIRAKGLPDNITASLNKLAVVKLNGGLGTSMGCKGPKSLISVRNENTFLDLTVQQIEHLNKTYNASVPLVLMNSFNTDEDTNKILQKYKHHQVNIHTFNQSRYPRINKESLLPIAKSMTLGGDNAEAWYPPGHGDIYASFYNSGLLDKLIAEGKEYIFVSNIDNLGATVDLFILHHLMSQPADKRCEFIMEVTDKTRADVKGGTLIHYEDHLRLLEIAQVPKAHVDEFKSVTKFKIFNTNNLWISLPAMKRLQEKNSMDLEIIVNPKTLDGGLNVIQLETAVGAAIKSFNNAMGVNVPRSRFLPVKTSSDLLLVMSNLYSMDAGSLTMSKKREFPTTPHVKLGSSFTKVQEFLARFENIPDMLELDHLTVSGDVTFGKNVSLKGTVIIIANHGDRIDIPAGAMLENKIVSGNLRILDH; encoded by the exons ATGTCTCTAACTGTGGCTG atcTGACCAGAGGAGTGATGACAGAGTTCCAGGAGAAGCTCCGTCAGCAGCATGAGGAGTCCATGCACCGCGAGCTGGAGGTGCTGCTGGGTACAGCCAGCAAGCCTGAAGCAGAG ATCTCCAGGAAAGATTTTGATGGCTTCAAAAAGCTCTTCCACAGAttcctgcaggtcaaaggtcctTCAGTCGAATGGACCAAGATCAACCGGCCACCAGAAGACTCG ATCCAGCCCTATGAGAAGATCAGGGCCAAGGGTCTTCCTGACAACATCACCGCCAGCCTCAACAAGCTTGCCGTAGTTAAACTGAATGGTGGCCTGGGAACCAGCATGGGCTGCAAAGGCCCAAAGAGTCTTATCAGCGTCCGCAATGAGAACACCTTCCTGGACCTGACGGTGCAACAGATCGAG CATCTGAACAAAACCTACAATGCCAGTGTGCCGCTCGTCCTCATGAACTCCTTCAACACTGATGAAGACACAAACAAGATCCTgcagaaatacaaacaccaCCAGGTCAACATTCACACCTTCAACCAGAGCAG GTATCCGAGGATCAACAAGGAGTCTCTGCTGCCAATCGCCAAGAGTATGACATTGGGCGGTGACAACGCCGAGGCCTGGTACCCACCAGGTCACGGAGACATCTACGCCAGCTTCTACAACTCTGGGCTGCTGGACAAACTCATTGCAGAGGGGAAAGAGTACATCTTTGTGTCCAACATCGACAACCTGGGAGCCACCGTGGacctcttcatcctccaccACCTGATGAGCCAGCCAGCAGACAAACGCTGCGAGTTCATCATGGAGGTCACTGACAAGACCAGAGCTGATGTCAAG GGTGGTACTCTGATCCACTATGAGGACCATCTGAGGCTGCTGGAGATCGCTCAGGTCCCGAAAGCCCATGTGGACGAGTTCAAGTCCGTCACCAAGTTTAAGATCTTTAACACCAACAATCTGTGGATCTCTCTGCCTGCCATGAAGAGACTGCAGGAGAAGAACAGCATGGACCTGGAGATCATCGTCAACCCAAAG ACATTGGACGGAGGTCTAAACGTCATCCAGTTAGAAACAGCCGTGGGCGCCGCCATCAAAAGCTTTAACAATGCCATGGGTGTGAACGTTCCCCGCAGCCGcttcctgccagtgaagacGTCGTCCGACCTGTTGCTGGTGATGTCCAACCTGTACAGCATGGATGCTGGCTCACTCACGATGAGCAAGAAAAGGGAGTTCCCCACAACACCACACGTTAAACTAGGCAGCTCCTTCACAAAG gttcaggagtttctggccaGGTTTGAAAACATCCCAGACATGCTGGAGCTTGATCACCTTACTGTGTCTGGAGACGTCACCTTTGGAAAGAATGTTTCTCTGAAG GGGACTGTCATCATTATAGCCAATCACGGCGACCGGATTGATATTCCTGCTGGAGCCATGCTGGAGAACAAGATTGTTTCAGGGAACCTGCGGATCCTCGACCACTGA
- the LOC114438771 gene encoding vacuolar protein sorting-associated protein 54-like isoform X1, translating to MASSHSSSPVPRPGSGSREGIHHKERDPSPPRCRPMRSLPDVCPKEPTGEGRGLCNGPSVVAEHDRWTVYSSKVNLPAALNDPRLAKRESDFFTKTWGLDFAETEVMPSFYLPNITRENFGPYLQEMAQRERIHERCKMICPNKDDVDAVSSITTNHEKSRAELEQVPKIFMKPDFALEDPATFNAVLPWSHFNSAGGKSSRDVASSKLLQEKLSHYLDVVEVSIARQISLRSEAFFHAMSSQHELQDRLQETQRAVAVLRGRTAAIDRVMCQGPLQALRTALTRKNCVKLHNKLKLMAAVHQTQPTVQLLLSTSEFVGALELIATTKEVLQQELQGIHSFRHLGSQLCELEKLIDKMMVEDFSMYARSDLNRSLKDEPQILEKVHKTNTASQKERLESLVFGLLRQRKLDFLDIYSDEMILAAKAIVTQCVAESVVHIEEIDTEVITKLVDQMRLMMFPQWFELLKNVFESFLLFLQRIKITLNVIKNVVLEVLDSNQKNRLLEEASSTASRQEAAQSQSLLQGEAELAYLTHEGLFISDALNEARQQQVALAAQEQSSAVGSRTQQSRMETVSSDSASGTTEMAVSREQSFMSGENMMPSDLELNRVVNNIQELLYTASDVSHDRCVKVLTARAKDGSLERLSSAEFVCLSQAVESFAKDTEELCGRRSVSLRGALQSQANRFVHRFHEERKTKLSLLLDNERWKQAEVPAEFQDLVNSIADGRITLPERKAAGPDDRKPTEFLLVNGQKYAVVGTVLLLIRIFLEYCQCVNDIPSIATDMLTRLSDLLKHFNSRSCQLVLGAGALQVVGLKTITTKNLALASRCLQLVVHYIPIIRIHFETKLQPKQFSVLRHFDHITKDYNDHIAEISAKLVAIMDSLFEKVLSKYEVKAPMPSACFRNVCKQMAKMHEAIYELLPEEQTQMLFLRINASYKLHLKRQLARLGVVNDGGPQHGLVVVDVAFYTENVQALKSLERLDLNMAEIWEQKR from the exons ATGGCCTCCAGCCACAGCTCCTCCCCAGTGCCTCGTCCCGGCAGTGGAAGCCGAGAGGGGATCCACCACAAGGAGCGGGATCCCTCCCCACCTCGCTGCCGTCCCATGCGGTCCCTGCCTGATGTCTGCCCCAAGGAGCCCACTG GTGAGGGGCGGGGCCTGTGCAATGGCCCATCTGTGGTAGCGGAGCATGACAGGTGGACTGTGTACAGCTCTAAAGTTAACCTCCCCGCCGCGCTAAACGACCCACGGCTCGCCAAACGGGAATCTGACTTTTTCACCAAAACATGGGGGCTGGACTTCGCAGAGACAGAGGTGATGCCCTCCTTCTACCTCCCCAACATCACCCGGGAAAACTTCGGGCCCTATCTGCAGGAGATGGCTCAG AGGGAACGAATCCATGAACGCTGCAAGATGATCTGTCCCAACAAAGACGACGTGGACGCTGTCTCCAGTATCACCACCAATCATG AAAAATCCAGAGCTGAGCTGGAACAAGTTCCCAAG ATTTTTATGAAGCCTGACTTTGCTCTGGAGGACCCAGCCACCTTCAACGCGGTCCTGCCTTGGTCTCACTTCAACAGTGCAGGCGggaagagcagcagagatgtAGCGTCCTCTAAACTGCTGCAGGAAAAG ctgagTCACTACCTGGATGTGGTGGAGGTGAGCATCGCTCGGCAGATCTCTCTGCGCTCTGAGGCGTTTTTTCACGCTATGTCCTCGCAGCATGAGTTGCAGGACCGCCTGCAGGAGACACAGCGGGCAGTGGCTGTCCTGCGAGGCCGCACGGCTGCTATTGATCGGGTCATGTGCCAGGGGCCACTCCAGGCTCTCCGCACTGCTCTGACTCGCAAGAACTgcgtgaagctgcacaacaagcTGAAGCTGATGGCAGCAGTGCATCAGACACAGCCCActgttcagctgctgctctccacCTCTGAATTCGTTGGAGCACTGGAGCTTATCGCCACCACCAAGGAggtgctgcagcaggagctgcagggaaTCCACAGCTTCAG ACATCTTGGCTCCCAGCTGTGTGAGCTGGAGAAGCTGATTGATAAGATGATGGTGGAGGACTTCAGCATGTACGCTCGCAGTGACCTGAACCGCAGTCTGAAGGACGAGCCGCAGATCCTGGAGAAG gtccacaaaacaaacaccgcCTCACAAAAG gaGCGTCTGGAGTCTCTGGTGTTTGGCCTTTTGCGTCAGAGGAAGCTCGACTTCCTGGACATATACAGCGATGAGATGATTTTAGCTGCAAAGGCCATCGTCACTCAG TGTGTGGCAGAAAGCGTTGTGCACATTGAAGAAATTGACACTGAAGTCATCACTAA GCTAGTGGACCAGATGCGTCTGATGATGTTCCCTCAGTGGTTTGAGCTGCTTAAAAACGTCTTTGAGAGTTTCCTTTTGTTCCTGCAGAGAATCAAG ATCACTCTGAACGTGATCAAAAATGTGGTTCTGGAGGTTCTGGATTCCAACCAGAAGAACCGGCTCCTGGAGGAGGCCAGTTCAACGGCTTCAAGACAAGAGGCTGCCCAGAGCCAGTCACTCCTACAGGGGGAAGCAGAGCTGGCATACCTCACCCACGAAGGTCTCTTTATCAGTGACGCTCTGAATGAGGCCCGTcagcagcaggtggcgctggCAGCTCAGGAGCAGAGCTCTGCAGTAGGTTCCAGGACGCAGCAGAGCCGAATGGAGACTGTCAGCAGTGACTCCGCCTCTGGGACCACAGAGATGGCtgtcagcagagagcagagcttcaT GTCTGGTGAGAACATGATGCCCAGTGATCTGGAGCTGAACCGTGTGGTCAACAACATCCAGGAGCTGCTGTATACGGCCTCCGACGTCAGCCATGACCGCTGCGTCAAAGTTCTTACTGCACGAGCCAAA GACGGCTCCCTGGAGCGTCTGAGCTCGGCggagtttgtgtgtctctcacaGGCAGTGGAAAGTTTCGCCaaggacacagaggagctcTGTGGCAGGCGGAGTGTTTCCCTGAGGGGGGCGCTGCAAAGCCAAGCCAACCGCTTTGTCCACCGCTTCCACGAAGAACGCAAGACTAAACTCAG CCTCCTCCTGGATAATGAGCGCTGGAAGCAGGCAGAGGTTCCTGCTGAGTTTCAGGATCTGGTGAACTCCATCGCTGATGGCAGAATAACACTACCAGAACGCAAAGCTGCAG GTCCAGATGACAGGAAACCCACAGAGTTCCTGCTGGTGAACGGGCAAAAATACGCCGTCGTTGG CACGGTTCTGCTGCTGATCCGGATCTTTCTGGAATACTGTCAGTGTGTCAATGACATCCCCTCCATCGCCACCGACATGCTGACACGTCTGTCGGACCTCCTCAAG cacTTCAACTCCCGGAGCTGCCAGCTGGTTCTGGGGGCTGGAGCTCTGCAGGTCGTTGGCCTCAAGACCATCACCACCAAAAACCTCG cATTAGCTTCCCGCTGCCTGCAGCTGGTGGTTCACTACATTCCCATCATCAGAATTCACTTTGAGACCAAACTACAGCCCAAACAGTTCAGTGTCCTCAGACACTTTGACCACATCACCAAG GACTACAATGATCACATAGCAGAGATCTCTGCCAAACTGGTGGCTATCATGGACAGTTTGTTTGAGAAGGTTTTATCAAAG TATGAAGTGAAGGCCCCGATGCCCTCAGCCTGCTTCCGAAACGTATGTAAGCAGATGGCAAAGATGCACGAAGCCATTTATGAACTTTTACCTGAGGAACAGACACAG ATGTTGTTCCTCAGGATCAACGCAAGTTATAAACTGCACCTGAAGAGGCAGCTGGCTCGGCTCGGGGTCGTTAATGACGGGGGACCACAACATGG GTTGGTGGTGGTGGACGTGGCGTTCTACACAGAGAACGTCCAGGCGCTGAAGAGCCTCGAGCGGCTCGACCTGAACATGGCTGAGATCTGGGAGCAGAAGAGATGA
- the LOC114439308 gene encoding UTP--glucose-1-phosphate uridylyltransferase-like isoform X2: protein MTEFQEKLRQQHEESMHRELEVLLGTASKPEAEISRKDFDGFKKLFHRFLQVKGPSVEWTKINRPPEDSIQPYEKIRAKGLPDNITASLNKLAVVKLNGGLGTSMGCKGPKSLISVRNENTFLDLTVQQIEHLNKTYNASVPLVLMNSFNTDEDTNKILQKYKHHQVNIHTFNQSRYPRINKESLLPIAKSMTLGGDNAEAWYPPGHGDIYASFYNSGLLDKLIAEGKEYIFVSNIDNLGATVDLFILHHLMSQPADKRCEFIMEVTDKTRADVKGGTLIHYEDHLRLLEIAQVPKAHVDEFKSVTKFKIFNTNNLWISLPAMKRLQEKNSMDLEIIVNPKTLDGGLNVIQLETAVGAAIKSFNNAMGVNVPRSRFLPVKTSSDLLLVMSNLYSMDAGSLTMSKKREFPTTPHVKLGSSFTKVQEFLARFENIPDMLELDHLTVSGDVTFGKNVSLKGTVIIIANHGDRIDIPAGAMLENKIVSGNLRILDH, encoded by the exons ATGACAGAGTTCCAGGAGAAGCTCCGTCAGCAGCATGAGGAGTCCATGCACCGCGAGCTGGAGGTGCTGCTGGGTACAGCCAGCAAGCCTGAAGCAGAG ATCTCCAGGAAAGATTTTGATGGCTTCAAAAAGCTCTTCCACAGAttcctgcaggtcaaaggtcctTCAGTCGAATGGACCAAGATCAACCGGCCACCAGAAGACTCG ATCCAGCCCTATGAGAAGATCAGGGCCAAGGGTCTTCCTGACAACATCACCGCCAGCCTCAACAAGCTTGCCGTAGTTAAACTGAATGGTGGCCTGGGAACCAGCATGGGCTGCAAAGGCCCAAAGAGTCTTATCAGCGTCCGCAATGAGAACACCTTCCTGGACCTGACGGTGCAACAGATCGAG CATCTGAACAAAACCTACAATGCCAGTGTGCCGCTCGTCCTCATGAACTCCTTCAACACTGATGAAGACACAAACAAGATCCTgcagaaatacaaacaccaCCAGGTCAACATTCACACCTTCAACCAGAGCAG GTATCCGAGGATCAACAAGGAGTCTCTGCTGCCAATCGCCAAGAGTATGACATTGGGCGGTGACAACGCCGAGGCCTGGTACCCACCAGGTCACGGAGACATCTACGCCAGCTTCTACAACTCTGGGCTGCTGGACAAACTCATTGCAGAGGGGAAAGAGTACATCTTTGTGTCCAACATCGACAACCTGGGAGCCACCGTGGacctcttcatcctccaccACCTGATGAGCCAGCCAGCAGACAAACGCTGCGAGTTCATCATGGAGGTCACTGACAAGACCAGAGCTGATGTCAAG GGTGGTACTCTGATCCACTATGAGGACCATCTGAGGCTGCTGGAGATCGCTCAGGTCCCGAAAGCCCATGTGGACGAGTTCAAGTCCGTCACCAAGTTTAAGATCTTTAACACCAACAATCTGTGGATCTCTCTGCCTGCCATGAAGAGACTGCAGGAGAAGAACAGCATGGACCTGGAGATCATCGTCAACCCAAAG ACATTGGACGGAGGTCTAAACGTCATCCAGTTAGAAACAGCCGTGGGCGCCGCCATCAAAAGCTTTAACAATGCCATGGGTGTGAACGTTCCCCGCAGCCGcttcctgccagtgaagacGTCGTCCGACCTGTTGCTGGTGATGTCCAACCTGTACAGCATGGATGCTGGCTCACTCACGATGAGCAAGAAAAGGGAGTTCCCCACAACACCACACGTTAAACTAGGCAGCTCCTTCACAAAG gttcaggagtttctggccaGGTTTGAAAACATCCCAGACATGCTGGAGCTTGATCACCTTACTGTGTCTGGAGACGTCACCTTTGGAAAGAATGTTTCTCTGAAG GGGACTGTCATCATTATAGCCAATCACGGCGACCGGATTGATATTCCTGCTGGAGCCATGCTGGAGAACAAGATTGTTTCAGGGAACCTGCGGATCCTCGACCACTGA
- the LOC114438771 gene encoding vacuolar protein sorting-associated protein 54-like isoform X2 codes for MASSHSSSPVPRPGSGSREGIHHKERDPSPPRCRPMRSLPDVCPKEPTGEGRGLCNGPSVVAEHDRWTVYSSKVNLPAALNDPRLAKRESDFFTKTWGLDFAETEVMPSFYLPNITRENFGPYLQEMAQRERIHERCKMICPNKDDVDAVSSITTNHEKSRAELEQVPKIFMKPDFALEDPATFNAVLPWSHFNSAGGKSSRDVASSKLLQEKLSHYLDVVEVSIARQISLRSEAFFHAMSSQHELQDRLQETQRAVAVLRGRTAAIDRVMCQGPLQALRTALTRKNCVKLHNKLKLMAAVHQTQPTVQLLLSTSEFVGALELIATTKEVLQQELQGIHSFRHLGSQLCELEKLIDKMMVEDFSMYARSDLNRSLKDEPQILEKERLESLVFGLLRQRKLDFLDIYSDEMILAAKAIVTQCVAESVVHIEEIDTEVITKLVDQMRLMMFPQWFELLKNVFESFLLFLQRIKITLNVIKNVVLEVLDSNQKNRLLEEASSTASRQEAAQSQSLLQGEAELAYLTHEGLFISDALNEARQQQVALAAQEQSSAVGSRTQQSRMETVSSDSASGTTEMAVSREQSFMSGENMMPSDLELNRVVNNIQELLYTASDVSHDRCVKVLTARAKDGSLERLSSAEFVCLSQAVESFAKDTEELCGRRSVSLRGALQSQANRFVHRFHEERKTKLSLLLDNERWKQAEVPAEFQDLVNSIADGRITLPERKAAGPDDRKPTEFLLVNGQKYAVVGTVLLLIRIFLEYCQCVNDIPSIATDMLTRLSDLLKHFNSRSCQLVLGAGALQVVGLKTITTKNLALASRCLQLVVHYIPIIRIHFETKLQPKQFSVLRHFDHITKDYNDHIAEISAKLVAIMDSLFEKVLSKYEVKAPMPSACFRNVCKQMAKMHEAIYELLPEEQTQMLFLRINASYKLHLKRQLARLGVVNDGGPQHGLVVVDVAFYTENVQALKSLERLDLNMAEIWEQKR; via the exons ATGGCCTCCAGCCACAGCTCCTCCCCAGTGCCTCGTCCCGGCAGTGGAAGCCGAGAGGGGATCCACCACAAGGAGCGGGATCCCTCCCCACCTCGCTGCCGTCCCATGCGGTCCCTGCCTGATGTCTGCCCCAAGGAGCCCACTG GTGAGGGGCGGGGCCTGTGCAATGGCCCATCTGTGGTAGCGGAGCATGACAGGTGGACTGTGTACAGCTCTAAAGTTAACCTCCCCGCCGCGCTAAACGACCCACGGCTCGCCAAACGGGAATCTGACTTTTTCACCAAAACATGGGGGCTGGACTTCGCAGAGACAGAGGTGATGCCCTCCTTCTACCTCCCCAACATCACCCGGGAAAACTTCGGGCCCTATCTGCAGGAGATGGCTCAG AGGGAACGAATCCATGAACGCTGCAAGATGATCTGTCCCAACAAAGACGACGTGGACGCTGTCTCCAGTATCACCACCAATCATG AAAAATCCAGAGCTGAGCTGGAACAAGTTCCCAAG ATTTTTATGAAGCCTGACTTTGCTCTGGAGGACCCAGCCACCTTCAACGCGGTCCTGCCTTGGTCTCACTTCAACAGTGCAGGCGggaagagcagcagagatgtAGCGTCCTCTAAACTGCTGCAGGAAAAG ctgagTCACTACCTGGATGTGGTGGAGGTGAGCATCGCTCGGCAGATCTCTCTGCGCTCTGAGGCGTTTTTTCACGCTATGTCCTCGCAGCATGAGTTGCAGGACCGCCTGCAGGAGACACAGCGGGCAGTGGCTGTCCTGCGAGGCCGCACGGCTGCTATTGATCGGGTCATGTGCCAGGGGCCACTCCAGGCTCTCCGCACTGCTCTGACTCGCAAGAACTgcgtgaagctgcacaacaagcTGAAGCTGATGGCAGCAGTGCATCAGACACAGCCCActgttcagctgctgctctccacCTCTGAATTCGTTGGAGCACTGGAGCTTATCGCCACCACCAAGGAggtgctgcagcaggagctgcagggaaTCCACAGCTTCAG ACATCTTGGCTCCCAGCTGTGTGAGCTGGAGAAGCTGATTGATAAGATGATGGTGGAGGACTTCAGCATGTACGCTCGCAGTGACCTGAACCGCAGTCTGAAGGACGAGCCGCAGATCCTGGAGAAG gaGCGTCTGGAGTCTCTGGTGTTTGGCCTTTTGCGTCAGAGGAAGCTCGACTTCCTGGACATATACAGCGATGAGATGATTTTAGCTGCAAAGGCCATCGTCACTCAG TGTGTGGCAGAAAGCGTTGTGCACATTGAAGAAATTGACACTGAAGTCATCACTAA GCTAGTGGACCAGATGCGTCTGATGATGTTCCCTCAGTGGTTTGAGCTGCTTAAAAACGTCTTTGAGAGTTTCCTTTTGTTCCTGCAGAGAATCAAG ATCACTCTGAACGTGATCAAAAATGTGGTTCTGGAGGTTCTGGATTCCAACCAGAAGAACCGGCTCCTGGAGGAGGCCAGTTCAACGGCTTCAAGACAAGAGGCTGCCCAGAGCCAGTCACTCCTACAGGGGGAAGCAGAGCTGGCATACCTCACCCACGAAGGTCTCTTTATCAGTGACGCTCTGAATGAGGCCCGTcagcagcaggtggcgctggCAGCTCAGGAGCAGAGCTCTGCAGTAGGTTCCAGGACGCAGCAGAGCCGAATGGAGACTGTCAGCAGTGACTCCGCCTCTGGGACCACAGAGATGGCtgtcagcagagagcagagcttcaT GTCTGGTGAGAACATGATGCCCAGTGATCTGGAGCTGAACCGTGTGGTCAACAACATCCAGGAGCTGCTGTATACGGCCTCCGACGTCAGCCATGACCGCTGCGTCAAAGTTCTTACTGCACGAGCCAAA GACGGCTCCCTGGAGCGTCTGAGCTCGGCggagtttgtgtgtctctcacaGGCAGTGGAAAGTTTCGCCaaggacacagaggagctcTGTGGCAGGCGGAGTGTTTCCCTGAGGGGGGCGCTGCAAAGCCAAGCCAACCGCTTTGTCCACCGCTTCCACGAAGAACGCAAGACTAAACTCAG CCTCCTCCTGGATAATGAGCGCTGGAAGCAGGCAGAGGTTCCTGCTGAGTTTCAGGATCTGGTGAACTCCATCGCTGATGGCAGAATAACACTACCAGAACGCAAAGCTGCAG GTCCAGATGACAGGAAACCCACAGAGTTCCTGCTGGTGAACGGGCAAAAATACGCCGTCGTTGG CACGGTTCTGCTGCTGATCCGGATCTTTCTGGAATACTGTCAGTGTGTCAATGACATCCCCTCCATCGCCACCGACATGCTGACACGTCTGTCGGACCTCCTCAAG cacTTCAACTCCCGGAGCTGCCAGCTGGTTCTGGGGGCTGGAGCTCTGCAGGTCGTTGGCCTCAAGACCATCACCACCAAAAACCTCG cATTAGCTTCCCGCTGCCTGCAGCTGGTGGTTCACTACATTCCCATCATCAGAATTCACTTTGAGACCAAACTACAGCCCAAACAGTTCAGTGTCCTCAGACACTTTGACCACATCACCAAG GACTACAATGATCACATAGCAGAGATCTCTGCCAAACTGGTGGCTATCATGGACAGTTTGTTTGAGAAGGTTTTATCAAAG TATGAAGTGAAGGCCCCGATGCCCTCAGCCTGCTTCCGAAACGTATGTAAGCAGATGGCAAAGATGCACGAAGCCATTTATGAACTTTTACCTGAGGAACAGACACAG ATGTTGTTCCTCAGGATCAACGCAAGTTATAAACTGCACCTGAAGAGGCAGCTGGCTCGGCTCGGGGTCGTTAATGACGGGGGACCACAACATGG GTTGGTGGTGGTGGACGTGGCGTTCTACACAGAGAACGTCCAGGCGCTGAAGAGCCTCGAGCGGCTCGACCTGAACATGGCTGAGATCTGGGAGCAGAAGAGATGA